One stretch of bacterium CG_4_10_14_0_2_um_filter_33_32 DNA includes these proteins:
- a CDS encoding glycosyl transferase family 1, whose product MQKIKNSPALLKSYLPFIKEELYEEILELSKKLQGARILFLNATKYGGGVAEILQAEIPLLNSLGINVAWENLEANEDFYKVTKAIHNSLQGEKSFTFTVKTRGIYESVNEKNAKLLSKQKFDLLFIHDPQPMAIPFFWPNAPKSIWRCHIQISPTNPQVWDYLKGFLKSYESATFSLEEFIPKGLKIPNRIVQPAINPLSPKNKKIDLEKAEEIIKKLGLNTKKSIISQISRFDPWKDPLGVIQSYRLAKKEFPDLQLILAGSAASDDPENFKIMAFVKKEANKDKNIKIFSNLDDIQINAIQTFSKIILQKSLREGFGLTVAEALYKETPVIGGDTGGIRTQIFNGKDGYLVKSVEECGQRIIDLLNNNTLRLKMGKAGKTIIADKFLLPRLVRDELSLFVDTIK is encoded by the coding sequence ATGCAAAAAATTAAAAATTCGCCCGCCTTGCTTAAAAGTTATCTGCCTTTTATAAAAGAAGAACTTTACGAGGAAATTTTAGAATTATCTAAAAAGCTTCAAGGCGCAAGGATTCTTTTTCTAAATGCTACCAAATACGGGGGAGGTGTTGCGGAAATTCTTCAAGCAGAAATTCCTTTGCTTAATTCTTTAGGCATTAATGTTGCTTGGGAAAATTTAGAAGCTAATGAAGATTTTTATAAAGTAACAAAAGCTATTCATAATTCTCTTCAAGGAGAGAAATCCTTCACTTTTACAGTAAAAACCAGGGGAATTTATGAAAGCGTTAATGAAAAAAACGCAAAGCTGCTAAGTAAACAAAAATTTGATTTGCTTTTTATTCATGATCCGCAACCAATGGCTATCCCGTTTTTTTGGCCTAACGCACCAAAATCAATATGGAGATGTCATATTCAGATTTCACCAACCAATCCTCAAGTTTGGGATTATTTAAAAGGATTTTTAAAGTCCTACGAGTCAGCCACTTTTTCTCTTGAAGAATTCATCCCAAAAGGCTTAAAAATTCCAAATCGTATAGTTCAACCTGCCATTAATCCTTTAAGCCCCAAAAATAAAAAGATAGATTTGGAAAAAGCCGAAGAAATAATTAAAAAATTAGGTTTAAATACTAAGAAGTCAATTATTTCGCAGATTTCCAGGTTTGATCCTTGGAAAGATCCGCTAGGCGTAATTCAGTCATACCGATTAGCAAAAAAAGAATTTCCGGATTTACAGCTTATTCTTGCAGGATCCGCAGCTTCGGATGACCCGGAAAATTTTAAAATTATGGCTTTTGTAAAAAAAGAGGCCAATAAAGATAAAAATATAAAAATTTTTAGCAATCTTGATGACATTCAAATTAATGCAATTCAGACATTTTCAAAAATAATTCTGCAAAAATCTTTAAGGGAAGGCTTCGGTCTTACTGTTGCTGAAGCTTTGTATAAAGAAACACCAGTTATTGGGGGCGATACAGGCGGGATTAGAACTCAAATATTTAACGGTAAAGACGGATATTTGGTAAAAAGCGTGGAAGAATGCGGGCAAAGAATTATAGACTTACTTAACAACAATACATTAAGGCTAAAAATGGGTAAAGCCGGCAAAACAATAATTGCGGATAAATTTTTATTGCCAAGATTAGTTAGAGATGAACTTTCACTTTTTGTAGATACGATTAAATAA